GATCATTGGTCCGGGGGGCGGATCGGGCCGCGCGGGGCAAGGCGAAGGCCACGGAAAGCGCCGCCATGGAGCCCAGAAGAGCGCGACGGGAAAGGTGAAGGCTCATGACTTGTCCCTCCCGCCCAGGCTCATCACGGCGCGCAGGACCCGGTGATGGCTGCCGCAGCGGCACAGATGGCCGTCCAGCGCCGTCTTGACCTCGTCCCGGTCGGGCTGGGCGTTGCGGGCCAGCAGGGCGGCGCTTTCCACCACCATGCCGGGCGTGCAAAAGCCGCATTGGGCCGCCTGTTCCGCCACGAAGGCCGCCTGCACCGGATGGGGGGCTTCGGGGCTGCCCAGGCCCTCGATGGTGGTGATCTCCTTTCCCGCCGCCTCGGCCAAAGTGGTCTGGCAGGAGCGGACGGGCTGGCCGTCCACCAGCACTGTACAGGCCCCGCATTCGCCCTTGCCGCAGCCCAGATGGGTCCCGGCAAGGCCCAGATCGTCGCGCAGCCAGAAGATCAGGGGCATGTCGCCATCGGCGGGAAGCGCCTGGCGCAGGGTGCCGTTGACGGTGAGGGAGAGTTTCCGGGGGGACGCGGGTTTTCCGGGCATTGGGGGCCTCGCGCGTTATGGGTTGGGCAGTATAAGGGGAAATCGCCCGCTTGCCCAAGGCCGCCTTGATCCGCTACACCCAAAGCATCAACAGGGGAGGCCGGTTTGAACCAGCGCGCGCCGGGATTCTACGGCACCTATGCCAGCCATAAGGGCTATGCCACGCCGCAATTGGGGCATAAGCAGATGGCGCGCTTCGACGCCGAGATATGGGAGCCCGCCCAGTGCAGTCCGTCCCATTCCTTTCTCGAGATCGGCTGCGGCACCGGCGCCTTTCTCGGCTATCTGCGCAAGAAGGGGGTGACGCGGCTGTTGGGCATCGATCACGATTCGGCCCTGGCCTCGGTCATTCCCGATACGGCGCGCCACGATTTCGTCTGCCGCGACGTGTGGGAGGTCGCCTCTGACGAATCCCTGGGGCGTTTCGACCGCATCGTCTTGCTGGACGTGCTGGAGCATTTCGAGGCCTCGGACGCGCTGCGTCTGCTGCAATCCCTGCGCGGGCGTCTGGCCGAGGGTGGGCGTGTGGTGATCAAGGTGCCCAATGCCGGATCGCCCTGGGGCCTTCCCTACCAGTATGGCGATCTCACCCACCGCACCGCCTTCGCGCCCATCTCGGTGCGCCAGTTGGCCGATGCCGCCGGCTTTGCTCCGCCCTTGCTCTATGGCCAGCGTCAGGGTTCGGCGCGGCGGCGTATCACCGACGCCCTGGTGGGCAGATTCTTGTCCTGGGCCCTGCTCAATCCGCCTGAGATCTGGGCGGCCAATCTCTATG
The nucleotide sequence above comes from Paramagnetospirillum magnetotacticum MS-1. Encoded proteins:
- a CDS encoding (2Fe-2S)-binding protein, yielding MPGKPASPRKLSLTVNGTLRQALPADGDMPLIFWLRDDLGLAGTHLGCGKGECGACTVLVDGQPVRSCQTTLAEAAGKEITTIEGLGSPEAPHPVQAAFVAEQAAQCGFCTPGMVVESAALLARNAQPDRDEVKTALDGHLCRCGSHHRVLRAVMSLGGRDKS
- a CDS encoding class I SAM-dependent methyltransferase, with amino-acid sequence MNQRAPGFYGTYASHKGYATPQLGHKQMARFDAEIWEPAQCSPSHSFLEIGCGTGAFLGYLRKKGVTRLLGIDHDSALASVIPDTARHDFVCRDVWEVASDESLGRFDRIVLLDVLEHFEASDALRLLQSLRGRLAEGGRVVIKVPNAGSPWGLPYQYGDLTHRTAFAPISVRQLADAAGFAPPLLYGQRQGSARRRITDALVGRFLSWALLNPPEIWAANLYAVLQVKP